TGTCGATGCTCGTCAAGAATTGGATTTACGTATTGGTTGTTCGTTTACTCgatttcaaacaaaatttttccaagtacgaaaaacaaacttttaaaacatcaTTTTCACATTTCCTCAATTTgcattttatgataattttaggGAAAATATGGTGACTTAGATGCTTCATTAATATCATATGGACCCTGTCAAACACCAACATTAGGATTTTGTGTCCAGAGACACGATGAAATTTCGACTTTCAAACCTGATCCTTATTGGGTGTTACAagtgattataaaattatcagaaAGTCTAGAATTATCTCTGAACTGGGATAGAAACCGCTTGTTTGACAAAGAAATAGCTAATTCATTTCTCAGTCTCGTGAAAGATCATCGTGAAGCGAtgtaagaattatttttttaaaattatatgaattccctagaaaattttaatttatttcgccagaagcatttaaaattttgtcaatagTCCAAATTTCAGATACTCCAGATCTAGACCATTGTTGCAAACCTAATATTTTGCAAGTATCAGGTACTTAACTCTGATAGGTATATTTTTCCGCGgtctagatattttttttttttaattaaaaaaatttttttttttcaatcttttataaattactagcGACTGCCGAAATTTACGGATCatgaataagaaaactttggcttaatgattttttgatatttataattacactATACATAGTTCGGgtacttttgaaataaatttaaaaaataatggtgTTATGACaggatcaaataaaaataattcaatggaCATATGTGacggaacaaatttatagaatgAACAAACTATTTAAACTCctcaaaaaaacttaaaaaaaaattgattatcactaaaaatatgtataaaacaataaaaaagcaCAAATTCTTGTCAAGACCATtcttatgataataaattaaactataaaaattcctttaaaaataacaatatgctcgtcacaaaattttccttactctctcaattatttaaatcataaatgactatcgctgaaaaattatcaaatccAATTCACGATAAATATATACtcgttacaaaatttttcttaatctcTTAActatatgaattaatttttgacttataacCACATTCACatctacaaaataaaataaataaataaacaaatgacgATTATCGTGAAATTTGAATCTATTTAGAATTACATCgaaaacttataataaattaactattgctGAAAAacatatgaaatatttaaaaggcAAAAATTCagatcatttaattaaaaaaacttatttattatatagataCGCCGGATATAAAATTTaccttattcttttaattatatagataattagagataaaaataaaatttcttgccAATTCCATCCtctcaaaatattaaaaaaataaataccaatTTATTTTGCAGAGTTGTCAGTGTtcaaaatgttgaaaaaacgAAAGCACGACCACTAGCATTGAACACAGTAGAGTTGATGAGGATTTCAAGTTCTGGATTAGGTATGGGACCACATCATGCCATGCAGATAGCTGAGCGTCTTTATATACAAGGATACATCAGTTATCCACGAACTGAAACGACATCTTATCCAGAAAACTTTGATTTATTGTAAgcgaaaatttgtttttatttatcgtaaatcaacttataaataataataagttgaTCTGATGTTTCAATTACATTATTTTCAGAGCAACATTGAAACAACAACGAAACTCTTCCGATTGGGGCGATGatgtaagaaaaatattggAAAAAGGAATAAATCGTCCGAGAAAAGGCCATGATGCTGGTGATCATCCTCCGATTACACCAATGAAATCTGCTTCAAGAAATGAATTAGACGGGGATAGTTGGAGACTGTATGATTTTATCACTCGACATTTTATTGCAACGGTAACAAATTGTCGtcaatttaattctaattcaTATCAAAAATCTGTGTGAAGTAatgaatcaatattttttaaatattttcacagGTTGCACCCGATTGTAAGTACTTGAGTACAACAGTGAAATTTTCAGTTGGCATAGAATCATTCTCTCTAGTCGGTCGAACAACCATTGATCCTGGCTACACAAGTTTACTTACGTGGCAGTCAATAAATGAAAACAATAGTTTACCACAATTCTTTCAAGgcgataagtgtaatatcagTGATGTAAAATTATCAGAATGTTTTACACAGCCACCTGATTATTTAACCGAATCTGAATTAATCACTCTGATGGAAAAACACGGTATTGGTACTGATGCATCGATTCCAgtacatatcaataatatctGTACGAGAAATTATGTCAATGTTGTTACTGGAAGAAAACTCGTTCCAACTTCACTTGGAATCGTTCTTGTTCATGGATATCAAAAggtattttctaaaatttttatatttattcccACTTTAGAGAAAATAATCTTATTATAAAATGTagcgaataaattttatgaaagtagtttagtaaaaaaaaaattttattaatttaaaagtagaaaattgtaattcttaactttatttttcgcAAGTTTCCGGTGTGAAAATTGTTTTCCATTCGAGAAGTTGCATAAACTTTTTACTGTTCACGTAGTTAGAATCAATAAAGGACATGtctatttatacttaaaaacgTCTTGATAAATCCACGCCGTGTGAATATAAGGGCCTTTAATCCACGTTGCGCGAATGTAAAGGTTCTTACATTCACGCTGCGTGAATTTATCAGGATTTCATTATGTATGAATATACACTTCtatgatgaaaatttaatgttttgatgtatttttttttttcatttgatagttaaaaatttacgatTTTTCAATGATATGGTGACAATGCTATTTTTTTcggttatgaaatattttttttcttaaagatcgataaaaatagaatcaattagaaaaaaaaattcagaatatcatcatttgaaaatttttggaatcgtaaattttttaactttcaaatgaaaaaaaaaaaaaaaaaaaaaaaaccaaaatatttcatttttataatttttatcataaatccaCCATGAAGAACGatttgagaagaaaaaaaaatcaaaaagatcaattttttctattttatttcaattttatctaaaatagGTGGATCTCCACTTCTGCATAGATAACCTTTTTTTTCAACACAAAACTTactgtgataaaaattttgatttttttagctaagaaataaaattgttgaaattcTCCAACAAATGAATTTCTTCTCacaaaaatgacaatttttttaaatataattttttttctgagttTACGTTCGGACTTCCTCATATTATTTAATCGCAttgattaatatattatatattatatttattattatatattataaataattatttgaaagatCTAATCATACAACTAATTGGCTAATTTTAGATTGATCCAGAGTTAGTATTACCAACAATGAGAACAGCAGTTGAAGAACAGCTTAATCTGATCGCCTTAGGACAAGCTAATTACAATGCAGTTCTCAATCACACCGTAGAAATATTCAGACAAAAATTCCattattttgtttcaaataTTGAAGGAATGGATCAATTATTTGAAGTATCATTCTCTCCATTATCTGCAACGGGGAAAGCGTTATCTCGGTGTGGTAAATGTCGGCggtatatgaaatatattcaAACAAAACCAACTCGATTACATTGCGCTCACTGCAATGAAACTTATAATTTACCACAAAATGGGAATATTCGTATTTACAAAGAATTGAAATGTCCATTAGATgactttgaattattatcatggtCAACAGGTATTCGAGGCAAGAGTTTTATATTCTGCCCATATTGTTATAACAATCCACCATTCCGTGATATGAAGAAAGGTAATTTAGGATGTAATTCTTGTACTCATCCTACATGCCCCCATGGATTGAATTCCAATGGAATATCTAGTTGTTTAGAGTGTGATCATGGAATATTAGTTCTAGATCCTTCCTCAGGACCTAAATGGAAGTTAGGATGTAATCGTTGTGACGTTATCAttcacttttttgaaaatgctcATAAAATATCTATAGATCCAGAAGTATGTTCTGAATGTGGAGCACAATTAATAGCAGTTGAATATAAACccgataaaagtaaattaccAAACGATGCTACGGAAATGGTAGGCTGTGTATTTTGCACCACTGCTTTTACACAACTAATTGAAAAACATAGAGCTGTTGCGTCCAAACCCGTTATAACACGAACTCGTGGTCATTCTAATAAAAGTCGCGGCAGAGGAAAATCAAGACCGCCAAAAGACAAAATGGCACAGTTAGCTGcatattttgtttaaatatttattcatatttgtATTTACTGTTTTATAAACAGTAATTGTCGAATTTAAGTACTTCGTTGATGTATACAATGTAAGAGGTAAAAAACTACaaatacaatttaatatcataagactgtctacaaaaaaatacatcatttttttttattttattcattgcaATTGAGAGATTCCTTCATCGTTTATCAAGAGAGACCTGTAGTCTTATAATTAAAAGTTGGTCTATGTGGTTTATCTactacattattttattttattataattgattgtTGTTAACATAGGAAGATTTTTCACAACTTTTGgatgtgataaaaaattttttggttaaaaacaatccaatttttttaattaaaaatccgtagaaaagcttaaaaatttttttatggtcTCAGGGATTAGCTGTTAGAATTTCAAAGCAATATGATACTTTTTCAGAATCTAACAATACGATGattgtagatttttttaagctctactTTTTATCTGCAGAcagaaaaattgttcaaacaatagttaaagataaaaaattttttaattttttttatctataatttataattaaatttaaagtgcCCTTAGATTTTTTGCCAGAATCTAATATTATTCGGgtacttgaattttataagcaaaaaattttccagttGGTGAAGtagaattgtgaattttttataagcaaactttttttttatttttattttttttaatcatggATAAGAGCTTTTCAACATTTTGCAATCTTATAAATCTTTTACGTttagtaagaattttttttttattttttttatccttcaCTCTCTATAAATagtgtatattattatttatattcaaatacGTAAGCTAAAGAGAATGCGAGTTAtacaaagaataaaaaatactgtaaaatatattctagactaaagttaattaaaatttagagatttttttaaatgtttattattttttgtcaacGCTTTTTCTTTTACATTCTGTGTTTATTATCAAACTTCTAGACTATTcagtaaataaaatgtaatttttaaaaaataattttttatataaaattcgaTTCTTACTATACATCGTGAATTTTACCGTGACACGGTTTAATCAACTGTTTAATTCCCTGTTGATTTTGTGCCGTTTTGTTGTATGTACTAAGGAGTATGCGTGTGTCTCATGGTTAGTGATGGTGGAGATTCATGGAGTCAAGAGCAAGCAGATTGCTAAAAAGAGGGAGTAACTGAAAAGGGAGGGGTCATAGTGATTGTAGAGAAGTCAGTTTCGCAGGGTTATTAAACTTAGTGTACACACTAAAAATATTACcagtgtttttaaatttaattttaagacttttgTAGTCTAGTTTTGCctgcaataattaaaaaaaatattaacaaaacatTCATAGtgtttttaaagttaattaagactgttgcaaaaaattattttgcaaaTTAGAGCAGGAATACGTGAACTAGTAACCGAAAGTTCAAAGAACTGTTgaatgaaattgaaaataaagacaTTAATCACtgaacattaataaaattaattgtgtcatgaacaaaaatacattttatgattttataaatcttcCTGACTTTAGAATAAACTTCAAGCtggatttaaaataattttcatttaaatattttttaaaaatttaggtttttttttttaaataatgacgaaAACAAATGTAACAGTATGTAtagaaatttgtaaaatattttatttgaaataaaagtgttctttacttaaaaaatgacacgaataaaaatgactttgtaattgtgaatatttattgaaggatgtataaattgttttggattaatcaaataatagtttattctatttttttcggATTTTTACCCATTGTGTTTAATTCTGAAATTTACAATCGAAATTACGAGCAACGGTGCACTGTCACAAATAATGgtaaagaattaaattgtcAAGGAATTGGTCTTCAGAGTGTTGAGGAAGCTTTCGAAAGTCATATTTCGTCATCGACGATAAGTAATATCACTAAAATGTAAGTAAAGAAAATATGtatggaattaaaaaatttgtaattttatttttattaactgtttataatttaagaaGTTTAAATtagctttgaaaaaataaaaaaatttctcagaatataaataaaatgagaagttaaagttaacaaaatgaagaaaaaaaattagtgaatgAAGTAAACGTAACTTCAAAGTTTAccttattttttatgacattaaagttaacaatcacttgataattttttaattttattttactaataaattttttctgaaaaattatttttaaaaaattgcatttataacttcttaaaatttctacatgtcaatttttttttaccataatttatttgttaaaaaaattctaaaaattattaagtacctgctaaatttattttcattatttttttcaagaatctAATTCatcgttattaaaaaatcaatacagACTGAGAAGTATAAGAATTTAAATGacaagattttttataaatttatggtTGTCTCAGAGATAAAAAGAGAGTGAGAGGAAGATAGAGAGAGCAATAGAGAAATAAAGAGagggagagagagagagagcaaTGAATTGATGTTACTGGCGAATGTAAATGAATTGGATTCGTAAGCcgactataaaaaaaaattaaataaacatccCAAGAGCATTACTGGGA
The sequence above is drawn from the Cotesia glomerata isolate CgM1 linkage group LG4, MPM_Cglom_v2.3, whole genome shotgun sequence genome and encodes:
- the LOC123262789 gene encoding DNA topoisomerase 3-beta-1 produces the protein MKTAFMVAEKPSLAASLANILSNGHCSSRKGMNGSCSVHEWVGQFKSETVNFKMTSVCGHVMSFDFVGKYNSWDKVDPAELFSCPTEKKEAVPKLKIPTFLAKEGSNLDYLILWLDCDKEGENICFEVIHALQYARSINPNNIWRARFSAITDRDIKYALANLVKPNENEAKSVDARQELDLRIGCSFTRFQTKFFQGKYGDLDASLISYGPCQTPTLGFCVQRHDEISTFKPDPYWVLQVIIKLSESLELSLNWDRNRLFDKEIANSFLSLVKDHREAIVVSVQNVEKTKARPLALNTVELMRISSSGLGMGPHHAMQIAERLYIQGYISYPRTETTSYPENFDLLATLKQQRNSSDWGDDVRKILEKGINRPRKGHDAGDHPPITPMKSASRNELDGDSWRLYDFITRHFIATVAPDCKYLSTTVKFSVGIESFSLVGRTTIDPGYTSLLTWQSINENNSLPQFFQGDKCNISDVKLSECFTQPPDYLTESELITLMEKHGIGTDASIPVHINNICTRNYVNVVTGRKLVPTSLGIVLVHGYQKIDPELVLPTMRTAVEEQLNLIALGQANYNAVLNHTVEIFRQKFHYFVSNIEGMDQLFEVSFSPLSATGKALSRCGKCRRYMKYIQTKPTRLHCAHCNETYNLPQNGNIRIYKELKCPLDDFELLSWSTGIRGKSFIFCPYCYNNPPFRDMKKGNLGCNSCTHPTCPHGLNSNGISSCLECDHGILVLDPSSGPKWKLGCNRCDVIIHFFENAHKISIDPEVCSECGAQLIAVEYKPDKSKLPNDATEMVGCVFCTTAFTQLIEKHRAVASKPVITRTRGHSNKSRGRGKSRPPKDKMAQLAAYFV